Proteins encoded in a region of the Burkholderia ubonensis subsp. mesacidophila genome:
- a CDS encoding adenosine-specific kinase: MLQLHTVTVHKPETMNFILGQTHFIKSVEDIHEALVGTVPGIRFGLAFCEASGKRLVRRSGTDPDLVELATRNASAIGAGHAFIVLLGDGFYPVNVLNAIKAVPEVCRIYCATANPTEVIVAETGQGRGIVGVVDGFAPLGVENDDDVRWRKELLRTIGYKA; the protein is encoded by the coding sequence ATGCTGCAACTGCACACCGTGACCGTTCACAAGCCCGAGACGATGAACTTCATTCTCGGCCAGACGCACTTCATCAAGTCCGTCGAGGACATCCACGAGGCGCTCGTCGGCACCGTGCCCGGCATCCGCTTCGGGCTCGCGTTCTGCGAGGCGTCGGGCAAGCGGCTCGTGCGGCGCTCCGGCACCGATCCGGACCTGGTCGAGCTCGCGACCCGCAACGCCAGCGCGATCGGCGCCGGTCACGCGTTCATCGTGCTGCTCGGCGACGGCTTCTACCCGGTCAACGTGCTGAACGCGATCAAGGCCGTGCCGGAGGTCTGCCGGATCTACTGCGCGACCGCGAACCCGACCGAAGTGATCGTCGCCGAGACCGGACAGGGCCGCGGGATCGTCGGCGTCGTCGACGGCTTTGCGCCGCTCGGCGTCGAAAACGACGACGACGTGCGCTGGCGCAAGGAGCTGCTGCGCACCATCGGATACAAGGCTTAG